The sequence below is a genomic window from Macaca nemestrina isolate mMacNem1 chromosome 13, mMacNem.hap1, whole genome shotgun sequence.
AGTTTTGCTTGATAAGCTCTccctttctgggttttttgttacaGTGTAGAAATCTAGagtgttcaaaaatatttttcctattagTATAACGTGAAAATTtaatattagttcttttttttttttttttcttttttttttttttttttttgagtcggagtctcgctctgtcccccaggctggagtgcagtggccggatctcagctcactgcaagctccgcctcccgggttcacgccattctcctgcctcagcctcccgagtagctgggactacaggcgcctgccacctcgcccggctaagtttttgtatttttagtagagacggggtttcactgtgttagccaggatggtctcgatctcctgacctcgtgatccgcctgtcttggcctcccaaagtgctgggattacaggcttgagccaccgtgcccggccaatattaGTTCTTAAACCTATAGAGAAGGCACAGGACCTTCTGGTGCATTTTTGCTGAGTGGGAATATTTATTTAGACATTTAAATTTGTGTATGATTGTGAAAAGAGATAGCTAGCTGTAAGGTAAGTTTATTCTCAGGAGTAGAATATAGTGGTTTCTGAATGCTCGCTCAGATTTTCTTAATGCAGAGGAATTTTAATATGCTTGTTTCTTGAAGAATTGAGTCAGTATGACTTACCGTTCTGTCTCTTTGTGTTAAAACTATTTAAATTCTAACTATGTCTTAATAATACAATaagccttttttatttatttatttttatttttttgagacggagtcttgctctgtcacccaggctggactgcagtggtgcaatcttggctctgcaacctccacctcccggttcaagcgtttctcctgtctcagcctcctgagtagctgggactacaggcgcacgccaccacacctggctaatttttgtatttttagtagagatggggtttcaccatgttggccaggctggtctcaaactcctgtcctcaggtgatctacctgcctttgcctcccaaagtgctgggattacaggtgtgagtcacaacACCCAGCCAAACCTTCTTTTATTAGTGAACTATCAATTAACTAGAACTTAATTGTCACACAGCAAATAGGCTTGCCGGTTAAAGGTTTAACTGATTTCTGTATactttcctatttaaaaaaaaaaaaaaaaaaaagtgaaagaaaatttttataaaattttttaagttgcCCATTATAATGTTCTATCAGTAACATTTCATAGATGTCTGCATTTTTTGCTTTCTGTGGACTTCATTTTAAATAGTTAACTTACTTTCTGTCAtcacagaaaataatataaatgagtTGAATAGAAATCCACAAGTACCAGTAAAAGATTACAAGGTTGTTCAGACTGCTAAATTGCAGGCTGTTTGGAGGTAAAGTATTCCTTGCATGGTAATTCCACCTCTGCAAAGCGTCCTTGTTTGTCAGAAATATTTGCCAGCACTGTAGTACTTAGAGACAATCAAGTATCTTGTCTGCAGCTTGTCAAAAgaggtaccaaaaaaaaaaaaaaaacaaagactaaaGATATAAGGGAGTCAGTCTCTGTAATATGGTtgtaacttttctataaatctgatattatttcaaaaattttattaccattttattaaagatttttataacttaaaatgtattttcctatGCTATATTGTATTTGGTGTTTCCCAAGCCTCCCCTGTACGGCTACCTGTTAGACATTTTCAATCAAATTTTAACATGGTTAGTAAGTATATAGTCTGTAAGTCTTCAGTGCCTTCCATTCCTCCTAGGTTATTGTTGTGGGTAACCCAGCCAATACCAACTGCCTGACTGCGTCCAAGTCGGCTCCATCCATCCCCAAGGAGAACTTCAGTTGCTTGACTCGTTTGGATCACAACCGAGCTAAAGCTCAAGtaagaaaaatgtcttttaaatcttGTGATTGttcaactttaaaacatttttctctcacttttaaaataactgaatctGAGTTtgtgcttttttcttgtttttgtttagtaGGAACCTGttacttttattaaattaaaagtaaattattattaatttgttaGGGAGTCTTTAAATGTATTCTCGTAAAGGACCAGAGGCTTTACTTCCTACTTGATTTTGTCTTTAACTATATTTCAATTGCTAACTATAATGAAATGCAGTTACTAATGTTCTTTTGTTACAGTGGTTAAAAATTAGTATACATGATGGTAcataatttagttttaattttttcagatacATAGGAGATTATATAAACAAAGACTTGAGCTTTGCGTGATTGTGTGGTTCTGCTTCTGTTTTACCTGCAGCTAAGCAATCAAATTcagattttgtaattttatatttaattttcagtttatgtatttttaatattctgtgtgtatctgtgaaaTTTGCTACTTTCACTGCTTAGGAGCTAAACTCTGTTGCTAATTTTCTTTACCCTTGGAGCCATAGATAAGTATGCCAAGGAGCCAGTGACCAAGGAATTAACAATAgcttttcaaaaaattagaagCCAAGCAACTGATCTGAGCTAGTTTCCTAGGCTTTTTCAGATCTAACTGGTCCTGGTGCCCGTTCCTGGACAGAACCTCTGTCCGTTGCCCTAATGCTTTTCTGGCCATCCCTTCTTGTCTGTAGGTCATCACTGCTAGATAGGTCTATGAGTTCAGTGCTTTTTCTTCTAGAGAAAGATAACTTTAgtttcaaaaaaaattgttaaccAGAAGATGCTATGAGGTCTAAGTTGAAGCACTGCTGCCCTAACCTAAGAATTAATAATCCTTCAGCACTGGAATGCctatgaaagagaaaagaatatacATTTGTTAAGCATCTACTGTAAATTGAATGCTATACatgtaattttccatttaatttttatagtaaCCATATGAGGTATCTTATATTATCCCTGCTTTAGGTAAGAAacctgaggcccagggaagtcaGAACCTGCTCAGAGTCATACAGCTTATAAATTATGGAGCCACTTGATTTGCCTGACTCAAAACCCTTATGTATGGTCTTACTTAATGGTATCAACTGACCTTAGtccacttactagctctgtgattTTGAGAAAGTACATTCAatgattaaaatgtaataattatatCTACCTCAGAGAGttcttatgaggattaaataagatccATTTTAAGCCCTTAGCATGGTGCCTGCACATAGTAAATGCAAGAAAAGTtggctgctattattattagttGATTTCTTCTTTCTAAGAAGCATACAGCCTAAACATTCCTAACGTAAAGGGTTGTTGGATAACAACCcttaaatttttagtttaaagTGCAGATATTCCCTGAGAGGCTTTAGGCTATGGGCTGGGTCTGATGGTAGCTGAGAACAAATAGGAGTTTGTTTGAATGACTGGAGGCAGGCAGTTTGAGTACTGTGGGACAGTTGTAAAGGAAGAGATATTATACGCCTTACAGTTGTAAACTCTGGATTGCCAGACAGTGACTTATTTAGTTCCTACAACAAGAAAAAGGTAACACAATGACACTAGCAACCACTTTTTGTTGTTTCACCTGAGGCTTTGGTGGAGACAGGCTTTGGAAAATTCTGCCTCCAAAGGTACTGCTAAGAGATACTTTGTCCTAGTGCCTGAAACAGTTTTCACTGCAGGGCTAAAGTCTGAATGAGCAAAGAGGAAAGACAGTGCTCTCCTCAGACTTTAACCTTCACTTTGGGACATGTTCTTTATTACTCCTGGGACCTTGGCTTGGCACTGTTTCAGCATGTCAATCTGGCATAGTGAGAGCTTTTAAGGAGTCATTGAAGAAGCACTTTCTTCCTCTAAAAGAAGTAGTTTATCCAGTGAGAAAAATAACAAACCCAAAGGTAAGTTTTTCTTACAGGAATGGTTGCTAGATATTTTGTCTTGGAATTCAGAGGCCTTAGCTACTTAGGGACTGTTTAACACCTGCAGAACTTCCCTGTGTATTTGCAAACCAGTGCTATATTTACATCTGCTGACAAGGTAATTTGACAGTGATACCAGATAAGGTAATTTGACAATGATACCAGTTAGCTGGTAAGAAAATTACTAGGGCTGGAGAATTAATCAAAAACTTTTAACAGACCTCTATGACAGACATGAGTGTCTAGGGGAGTAAAGAACTGTTATCCCGGGTACGTATAAATTTAGACTAATTGTGACATGAATCATATTAAGAAGTTATATCTGCTGGGTGCAAAGTACCTGGCCTTTGCTGTCCAGACAGAACTGGATTAGCTCAAGAGATCAAAGGAGCAAGAGGAGGAgggcaacaagaacaaaggaAGGCAGGGGAGCCCAGGAAGACCGAGGGCAGAGAGGCCTAGAGGCATTTTGTCTTCACTGTACTTGGGAGCATTGAAGCTGACATTCAGGGAAGTTACAGGCTCTAACTTCCTGGTGATATATATATCTTGAGTTAATTGTTCAAggtataaatttatctttttctatacCATACCAGCTAAATTTAAGTATAAATGTAAGTAAGAGCAGTTTTTTTCCCAGTTCTTTCAGGTCATGGCACCCATAAAAAATGGTACTCATTGGACAGCGTGCCACTCTACCCTACCCCACAGGCTAAGCAGATCAATAGCTGAGGACCCCAGAAACCAACCGTCAACTAATTTGTGGAGACTAATGCAAATATTGTAGATAATAGTCCTAATACTTGCAAGACTTGCAGGGATTCGATCGGTCAAAAGTGATTTACAATATCACAAACAGaaatttttaagtaaacttttaaCTATTTTAGGATTTCAGAAAGCAGTCTCAGCTAGTTTAAGAGTGAGAGTGAAAGTAAAGACAGTTTACTTCTTACTTAACTGAATAAATTAGTGTGAAGACCAGTCAAGTCATTGCAGACATTTTAGATAATGGccttttttttcatctttatcctttttggttggttggttgggtttttttttttttttttactttttattttgaaataattttagactcaGAAGTCGcaaaaaaaatagtacagagaagtCCCTTGTACCTATCACCCATTGATGGTATCTTACATAACTACAGAGTATTATGAAAACCAAGAAGCTGATGAACTACACACAATACTATTAACTAGACTTACTGAAGTTTCACcagttttatattcatttatttttttctgtgtctttatgAATGATTCTATGACATTTGATTACAAGTGTAGATTCCTATAACTGCCCCCATAGTCAAGGTACAGAATTTCTTCATCACTCACAAAAGAACTCCTGCATACTCTCCCTTATGGTCACACCTCCCTCTGTCCCTGACATCATTTATCTGCACTCCacctctataattttgtcattttgaaaatttacaaaaatggaatcatgcagtaagGAACCTTTTGAAACTGTCTCTTTTTCACTTAGTTTAATGCCTTTAAGATCCATCCAGGTTGTTGGTTGTTCCTGTTTTTCCACTTACCCCTTTTATTTATTCCATTGCATATGTAAGACGTAATACAGTTTAtttaactattctttttttttttttttttttttttttgagacggagtctcacccttttgcccaggctggagtgcaatggcacgatctcggctcactgcaatctctgcctcccaggttcaagagattctcctgcctcagcctcctgagtaggtgggctaatttttgtatttttagtagaaacggggcttcaccatgttgaccatgatggtctcaatctcttgacctcatgatcctcccacctcggcctcccaaagtgctgggattataggcgtgagccaccgtgcctggcatatTTAACCATTCTTgaaggacatttgagttgtttcagtTTAGAGTTGTTATTAcccttgttttaaaattttccttaaaatatcaaAGTGTATTCCTTTTATTACATGGTAAATACTCAAATGCTTTATTTATGTGCTAAAGCTACAGACTCTGGCACAATTAATtttctctcccattcttactgggacacagaggaaggaagaatggCCCACAATGTCACCAAAACAGATCagcttcttaaaatatttttccacattCCCTTCTGGTTCATCATAAATTCTGTTGTCTAGTTAGGAACAAATTATACATACACCTGATCACAATTTATTTTCTGCACATAAACTTATCAGACAAATAACAAACAGgctgattttatttaaatctacCAAGAcatgtctctttttttgtttttttgtttttttgttttttttttttttttttttgagacagtctcactctgtcgcccaggctggagtgcagttgtgcaatctcggcttatcacaacctccgcctcccaggttcaagcgattttcctgcctcagcctcccaagtagctgggattacagacatgcaccacgaagcccggctaactttgtatttttagtagagatggggtttctccacgttggtcaggctggtctcaaactgccaaccttaggtgatctgcccgccttggcctcccaaagtgctgggattataggcgtgagccaccatgcccagctcaagaCATaactttttaacctttttttgtggctattatgCTATATGTGATTGCAAGGCATTGCAGGACCCTAAACTGCTTTCTGGAGTTATAGCTAGAGATTGTTACATATGTTAGAATtttagtgtgtatatatgtgtgtatacacacacacacacgcacacacataaaaTCTCTTTCCTTCAGTTTCCTGATATATAAAATGAGGACAGTCATATCTTGGTAATTTGAGTCCTATCCAACTCTAAAATTTCATATTTAGGGTTGAAAATTAATTTGTATATGgtatgtaataaaaattttacCTAAAGTGCCTAAATACCTGATTACTCAGAAGCACTGAGAAGACATCTCCAGGTAAACATTAACAGTGAAACAAAAGATCACATTTACATATTTAAGAAACAGTAAATTgattaataaataatagtaacTTGATTAATGTTTTATGTTTGATACACCTACTATACTAATAACCACAAACTATGGGATGCTTCATACCCTTAAACATTGTACTCCATAAGCTTCAAGTCCACGGTTGTTACCACTGTTAAGCTGTTGTAGGAAATTGCCAAGCAATAAATTCACCTTTTTTACAAGTCAATATAACTCTTGTGTTCTCTTGAAAtttcagaagctttttatttaAGGGCGTTTGTCAAAACAGGTCCCAATTGGAAATAAAAAGCATTCGCCTCAGTAatgtatttgttttcaatttaacTAGATTGCTCTTAAACTTGGTGTGACTGCTAATGatgtaaagaatgtcattatcTGGGGAAACCATTCCTCGACTCAGTATCCAGATGTCAACCATGCCAAGGTGAAATTGCAAGGAAAGGAAGTTGGTGTTTACGAAGCTCTGAAAGATGACAGCTGGCTCAAGGGAGAATTTGTCACGGTAAGAAAAATCTGTGAGCCTTCTTAACGCTGAGCATAAAGAACTCTTGAGAGACTCAGGACAGGAAACCTTCAAggagggcaggtctttcccagtTGCTCTGATGACTGCATACTTTCGGGATCTTAGTAAGCCAGTCATGATCCAGTCTGATCTGATATGATCTGTAGCACAGCAGTTGCGACTTATACCAAGATCCATGTCTTTGACATATGATAAACTTTGTATGGGAAgatacagttttctttttccaggAGGATTGGTAAGGCTAACATCAGGTTGTTGCAtgattttggaggggacacattaaACTCTGGTCATAGCCTTTCACCCCAAGTTCGACTTGGAATCAATGAAAATGTTGCTATCATGACCAAGTAACACTGCTGCTTTCGCCTGCCCCTTTCCCAGACTGTGCAGCAGCGTGGCGCTGCTGTCATCAAGGCTCGAAAACTATCCAGTGCAATGTCTGCTGCAAAAGCCATCTGTGACCACGTCAGGGACATCTGGTTTGGAACCCCAGAGGTAAGGATTTAGTGATTTGCACAGGtcactctgttttatttttgttgcctgatgatataatataaaaagaatatagCCTTTAGGTTATAATCAGGTTAGGTTCATTTCTCAGCTCAGCTGCCTATTAACTAAGTAAACTTTGGAGTTTCTTAGCCTTGGCCTTTCTGAGCTGTTTTGTCATCTTTTACATGACATTACTATTATACACAGGGTTGTGAGGGTTAAAGGAGATTGCATATGGAAAACACGTAGCACAATGCCTGATACATAGTAGGGGTGAAATTTTTTCTTCTAGGccacagcttcctcatctgtgaggaTTAGGAAATGAGGATTAGGTTTCCCTGGCCTACTTCACATATGATATGGAagcatgaaatgaaataatatccaTGAAAGTTATCTTGTCGTGGAAGTACCTGGTGCTGATGATAGTTCCTTACACAGTAATGATGTTATGAACATAGTAAGAAAGGGTCACCTGGTTTAATTTTATTAGTTCATGTGTCAGTTGTGTAAACTAATCACCACGAGTATGTGAAACATTGTTATTTTCAGGGAGAGTTTGTGTCCATGGGTGTTATCTCTGATGGCAACTCCTATGGTGTTCCTGATGATCTGCTCTACTCATTCCCTGTTGTAATCAAGGTAAGGTATTTTGGAGCTATTTCCCTTCTTTGAGAAAGTAGTTATATGTTTCCCTTAAGAATGgtattattggccaggcacagtggctcacgcctataatcccaacactttggaaggccaaggtggcaagattgcttgagcccaggagttcaagaccagcccaggcaacatactgagacccccatctctgcaaaaataaaataattagccgggcatggtggcacacacctgtggtcccacatcctcggcaacagagcaggaccctgtccccccaaaaataaaacagaatggtATAACTTCATCTAGAAAATTGTTCCTTTactaaaatagacatttttctcaGCTTTAAAACTATATGTATTTCAACTTCAGGTCATTAAAAGTGTTTGTGATTGAAATTAATCTGGAAAGGAAAATTCAGCTTTTCCTACTAAACACAGTATGTTATTATGCCTCTAATATTAGAGACCTACAAATAGTATATTTCTAAATGAAGCAATGATTTTCAGTGTTGTTGCTGTTTATTATAAACGTGCTAAAGTcaatcattttaaagatttttttttttttagattcaagAGGTTTAAAATTCAAGTGTTGAGTTTTTATTAGAATTGTCTATTAATTAAAATCTGGATTTTGATTTACTTCTTTAGAATCGGACTTTAAAACAGATACACCTCTAAATATAAGTTCAAACTAGGTTGTTGCTTATTAAAAGATCAGTTCCACTTTAAATCtcttatttgcattattttcaaaCAGAATAAGACCTGGAAATTTGTTGAAGGTCTCCCTATTAATGATTTCTCACGTGAGAAGATGGATCTTACTGCAAAGGAActgacagaagaaaaagaaactgcttTTGAATTTCTTTCCTCTGCCTGACTAGACAAGGATGTTACTAAGTGCTTCAAAGCTGAAGAATCTAAATGTCGTCTTTGACTCAAGTACCAAATAATAGTAATGCTCACTTAAATTACTTGTgaaaaacaacacattttaaagatTATGTGCTTCTTGGTACAGGTTTGTGAATGATAGTTTATCATCATGCTGTTAGTATgcattctaaataaatatatacccaaatgaaAGTGACTCAGACTCTGTTTCTAGC
It includes:
- the LOC105465129 gene encoding malate dehydrogenase, cytoplasmic, whose amino-acid sequence is MSEPIRVLVTGAAGQIAYSLLYSIGNGSVFGKDQPIILVLLDITPMMGVLDGVLMELQDCALPLLKDVIATDKEEVAFKDLDVAILVGSMPRREGMERKDLLKANVKIFKSQGAALDKYAKKSVKVIVVGNPANTNCLTASKSAPSIPKENFSCLTRLDHNRAKAQIALKLGVTANDVKNVIIWGNHSSTQYPDVNHAKVKLQGKEVGVYEALKDDSWLKGEFVTTVQQRGAAVIKARKLSSAMSAAKAICDHVRDIWFGTPEGEFVSMGVISDGNSYGVPDDLLYSFPVVIKNKTWKFVEGLPINDFSREKMDLTAKELTEEKETAFEFLSSA